One Defluviimonas sp. SAOS-178_SWC DNA window includes the following coding sequences:
- the clpB gene encoding ATP-dependent chaperone ClpB, whose product MNMEKFTERSRGFLQAAQTIAMREGHQRVVPEHLLKALMDDDQGLSSNLIQRAGGEPKRVAEAVDQMIAKMPKVSGGDGQVYIDTSLVRVIDEAEKVAKKAGDSFVPVERILMALAMVNTKARDALSAGAVTAQALNTAINDIRKGRTADSASAEEGYEALKKYARDLTEAAEQGRIDPIIGRDEEIRRAMQVLSRRTKNNPVLIGDPGVGKTAIAEGLALRIVDGDVPESLRNKKLMALDMGALIAGAKYRGEFEERLKSVLKEIEAAAGEIILFIDEMHTLVGAGKSDGAMDAANLIKPALARGELHCVGATTLDEYRKYVEKDAALARRFQPVLVDEPTVEDTISILRGIKEKYELHHGVRISDSALVAAATLSQRYITDRFLPDKAIDLMDEAASRLRMEVDSKPEELDALDREILQKQIEAEALKKEDDAASKDRLEKLEKELGDLQQRSAEMTAKWQAERDKLESARGLKEQLDRARSELDHAKREGNLARAGELSYGVIPGLERQLAEAEAKEDALMVEEAVRPEQIAEVVERWTGIPTSKMLEGEREKLLKMEEELGRRVVGQNRAVEAVSKAVRRARAGLNDENRPLGSFLFLGPTGVGKTELTKALAEYLFDDEHAMVRIDMSEFMEKHSVARLIGAPPGYVGYDEGGVLTEAVRRRPYQVVLFDEVEKAHPDVFNVLLQVLDDGVLTDGQGHHVDFKQTLTILTSNLGSQALSQLPDGADASDAKRDVMDAVRAHFRPEFLNRLDDMIIFDRLTRDDMSGIVEIQLRRLKSRLAQRKIELDLDDAAKQWLGDAGYDPVYGARPLKRVIQRDLQDPLAEMLLAGEVMDGDTIHVGAGADGLIVGEKVLSSNRPRPEGAPLH is encoded by the coding sequence ATGAACATGGAAAAGTTCACGGAACGGTCGCGCGGATTCCTACAGGCCGCCCAGACCATTGCGATGCGCGAGGGGCACCAGAGGGTGGTTCCGGAGCATCTGCTCAAAGCCCTCATGGATGACGATCAGGGGCTGTCGTCCAACCTGATCCAGCGTGCCGGCGGAGAGCCGAAGCGTGTTGCCGAGGCGGTCGACCAGATGATCGCCAAGATGCCGAAGGTGTCGGGTGGCGACGGTCAGGTTTACATTGATACGTCGCTGGTGCGGGTGATCGACGAAGCCGAGAAGGTTGCCAAGAAGGCGGGCGACAGCTTCGTGCCGGTCGAACGCATCCTGATGGCGCTGGCGATGGTCAACACCAAGGCCAGGGACGCGCTGTCCGCAGGCGCCGTGACCGCGCAGGCCCTGAACACTGCGATCAACGATATCCGCAAGGGTCGCACGGCCGATTCGGCTTCGGCCGAGGAAGGCTACGAGGCGCTGAAGAAATACGCGCGCGACCTGACGGAGGCCGCCGAGCAAGGCCGGATCGACCCGATCATCGGCCGTGACGAGGAGATTCGGCGCGCCATGCAGGTGCTCAGCCGCCGGACCAAGAACAACCCGGTTCTGATCGGCGATCCTGGTGTCGGCAAGACCGCCATCGCGGAGGGGCTGGCGCTCCGCATCGTCGACGGCGACGTACCGGAAAGCCTGAGGAACAAGAAGCTCATGGCGCTCGACATGGGTGCGCTGATCGCGGGCGCGAAGTATCGCGGCGAGTTCGAGGAGCGGCTAAAATCCGTTCTGAAGGAGATCGAGGCGGCGGCCGGCGAAATCATCCTCTTCATCGACGAGATGCACACGCTCGTCGGCGCCGGCAAGTCCGACGGCGCGATGGATGCCGCCAACCTGATCAAGCCGGCGCTTGCGCGCGGCGAACTGCACTGCGTCGGCGCCACCACGCTCGACGAATACCGCAAGTATGTCGAGAAGGACGCGGCACTGGCCCGGCGCTTCCAGCCGGTGCTGGTCGACGAGCCGACGGTGGAGGATACGATCTCCATCCTGCGCGGCATCAAGGAGAAGTATGAACTGCACCACGGCGTGCGGATCTCGGACTCCGCCCTTGTCGCCGCCGCGACCCTCAGCCAGCGCTACATCACCGACCGCTTCCTGCCCGACAAGGCGATCGACCTCATGGACGAGGCCGCCTCGCGGCTTCGGATGGAGGTGGATTCGAAACCCGAGGAACTCGACGCCTTGGACCGCGAGATCCTGCAAAAGCAGATCGAGGCCGAGGCGCTGAAGAAGGAAGACGACGCCGCGTCGAAGGATCGTCTGGAAAAGCTCGAGAAGGAGCTTGGCGACCTTCAGCAGCGCTCGGCCGAGATGACGGCCAAGTGGCAGGCGGAGCGCGACAAGCTCGAATCGGCGCGCGGGTTGAAGGAACAGCTCGACCGGGCGCGGAGCGAGCTCGACCATGCGAAGCGCGAAGGCAATCTCGCCCGTGCGGGTGAGCTGTCCTACGGTGTCATTCCGGGGCTGGAGCGGCAGTTGGCGGAGGCTGAGGCCAAGGAAGACGCGCTGATGGTCGAGGAAGCGGTGCGGCCCGAACAGATCGCCGAAGTGGTTGAGCGCTGGACCGGCATCCCGACCTCGAAGATGCTCGAAGGCGAAAGGGAAAAGCTCCTCAAGATGGAGGAGGAGCTCGGTCGTCGGGTCGTCGGCCAGAACCGCGCGGTGGAAGCGGTGTCGAAGGCCGTGCGCCGGGCGCGCGCCGGGCTGAACGACGAGAACCGGCCGCTTGGATCGTTCCTGTTCCTCGGGCCCACCGGCGTCGGCAAGACGGAGCTGACGAAAGCCCTCGCCGAATATCTCTTTGACGACGAACACGCGATGGTGCGCATCGACATGTCGGAGTTCATGGAGAAGCACTCCGTCGCTAGGCTGATCGGTGCGCCTCCGGGCTATGTCGGTTATGACGAAGGCGGCGTCCTGACCGAAGCGGTGCGGCGCCGGCCCTATCAGGTCGTCCTCTTCGACGAGGTCGAGAAGGCGCATCCGGATGTCTTCAACGTGCTCCTTCAGGTGCTCGATGACGGTGTGCTGACCGACGGCCAGGGCCACCATGTCGACTTCAAGCAGACGCTGACCATCCTGACGTCGAATCTCGGATCGCAGGCGCTGAGCCAGCTGCCGGACGGGGCGGACGCTTCGGATGCCAAGCGCGACGTGATGGATGCGGTCAGGGCGCATTTCCGGCCCGAGTTCCTTAACCGGCTCGACGACATGATCATCTTCGACCGGCTGACACGGGACGACATGTCGGGGATCGTCGAGATCCAGCTGCGCCGCCTGAAATCCCGACTGGCCCAGCGGAAGATCGAGCTCGACCTCGACGATGCCGCCAAACAGTGGCTCGGCGACGCCGGCTACGACCCGGTGTATGGCGCGCGGCCGCTCAAGCGGGTCATTCAGCGCGATCTTCAGGATCCGTTGGCCGAGATGCTGCTGGCGGGTGAGGTCATGGATGGCGATACGATCCATGTCGGCGCCGGGGCGGACGGGTTGATCGTTGGCGAAAAGGTTCTCTCGTCCAATCGGCCGCGACCCGAGGGAGCGCCGCTACACTGA
- the msrQ gene encoding protein-methionine-sulfoxide reductase heme-binding subunit MsrQ, whose amino-acid sequence MALADGVNRAIRRVPAWPIYIVGAALPVWLFWQGATGGLGVDPVKAIEHRLGLWGLKLIVAGLCITPLRRFAGVNLIKYRRAIGLLAFFYILSHLLAWIVLDMGLLWAQALGDIVKRPYITMGMAGFLAMIPLALTSNDRSVRRLGAARWRVLHRLTYVAALAGAAHYLWLVKAWPWQPILYLAAVVALLGLRLIPKNRATRAPNPVSLS is encoded by the coding sequence ATGGCGCTTGCCGATGGTGTGAACCGCGCCATCCGGCGGGTCCCAGCGTGGCCTATATATATAGTAGGCGCGGCGCTTCCCGTCTGGCTCTTCTGGCAAGGCGCGACGGGCGGGCTCGGCGTCGATCCGGTCAAGGCGATCGAACACCGCCTTGGCCTCTGGGGACTGAAGCTGATCGTTGCCGGGCTGTGCATAACGCCGCTGCGCCGCTTCGCCGGGGTGAACCTGATCAAGTACCGCCGGGCGATCGGGCTGCTGGCCTTCTTCTATATACTTTCGCACCTCCTCGCCTGGATCGTGCTCGACATGGGGCTGCTCTGGGCGCAGGCATTGGGTGACATCGTCAAGCGGCCCTACATCACGATGGGCATGGCCGGCTTCCTCGCAATGATTCCCTTGGCGCTTACGTCCAACGACCGTTCGGTGCGCCGGCTGGGCGCGGCGCGCTGGCGGGTCCTGCACCGGCTGACCTATGTCGCGGCGCTTGCCGGTGCCGCGCACTATCTATGGCTCGTGAAAGCCTGGCCCTGGCAGCCCATTCTCTATCTTGCCGCCGTCGTCGCGCTTCTGGGCCTTCGCTTGATTCCCAAAAACCGGG
- the msrP gene encoding protein-methionine-sulfoxide reductase catalytic subunit MsrP codes for MSRPHTPDLKWSDVTPRTAFLSRRQVIAGAAALGFAGPAAAKLSYTPSAFSTDAEPNTLEEISTYNNFYEFGTGKGDPAAYAPALTVDPWSVQIDGMVEKPGAYDLSDILSGVTLEERIYRFRCVEAWSMVVPWIGFQLSDLLARVGVQPSAKFVAFETLVRPDEMRGQRSALLDWPYREGLRIDEAMHPLTILATGLYGEDLPKQNGAPIRLVVPWKYGFKSIKSIVRISLTDRMPQTTWNMLQPNEYGFYSNVNPDVDHPRWSQASERRIGAGLFGGREPTLKFNGYGEQVAGLYAGQDLAKDF; via the coding sequence ATGAGCCGCCCACACACGCCCGATCTCAAATGGTCCGATGTCACGCCGCGGACGGCTTTCCTCAGCCGACGCCAGGTGATCGCGGGGGCGGCGGCTCTGGGCTTTGCCGGCCCGGCGGCGGCGAAGCTCTCCTACACACCGTCGGCCTTTTCCACCGATGCCGAGCCCAATACGCTCGAAGAGATCTCGACCTACAACAACTTCTACGAATTCGGTACGGGCAAGGGCGACCCGGCGGCCTATGCCCCGGCGCTCACGGTTGATCCTTGGTCCGTCCAGATTGACGGCATGGTCGAGAAGCCTGGGGCCTACGATCTCTCCGACATCCTTTCCGGCGTCACGCTCGAGGAGCGCATCTACCGGTTCCGCTGCGTCGAGGCGTGGAGCATGGTTGTCCCGTGGATCGGTTTCCAACTTTCCGACCTTCTGGCCCGCGTCGGCGTTCAGCCTTCGGCGAAATTCGTTGCCTTCGAAACGCTCGTCCGCCCCGACGAGATGCGCGGCCAGAGGTCGGCGCTCCTCGACTGGCCCTACCGGGAGGGGCTGAGGATCGACGAGGCGATGCATCCGCTGACGATTCTCGCGACCGGCCTTTACGGTGAGGACTTGCCGAAACAGAACGGGGCGCCGATCCGCCTCGTCGTGCCGTGGAAGTACGGGTTCAAGTCGATCAAGTCGATCGTACGGATCAGCCTGACCGACCGGATGCCTCAGACCACGTGGAACATGCTCCAGCCGAACGAGTACGGCTTCTATTCGAACGTGAATCCCGACGTCGACCATCCGCGCTGGAGCCAGGCCAGCGAACGCAGAATCGGCGCCGGGCTTTTCGGCGGGCGCGAGCCGACGCTGAAGTTCAACGGCTACGGCGAGCAGGTGGCTGGGCTCTACGCCGGTCAGGATCTGGCGAAGGATTTCTGA